From Camelina sativa cultivar DH55 chromosome 7, Cs, whole genome shotgun sequence, one genomic window encodes:
- the LOC104705154 gene encoding (E,E)-geranyllinalool synthase-like, translating into MKSSYGSFSDDLHGLVSEIKKEIQLSNINLDPYSFVSPSAYDTAWLSMIEEDNNVGDDELKPMFQDCLDWIMCNQNSREGFWGNSGGYTQMADAEAEDGEDDMYILTSTLACVVALHKWNIGYFHLQKGAFMGYCVVGNRLHSSYSDKVIYLAARNFEFQQAKYRRELEELTMWVKKWGLSDIGFGREKTTYCYFATVTSLPYEYAIKLGKLTAKSAILITVADDFFDEEGSFKDLEALTKAVLRWEGNELKGYGKIIFKALDDIVSETADTCRKHHGTDIIVHLRNIWGETFESWLREAEWSKKGHTPPMEEYIRNGMISIAAHTVALSISYIVDPCFSQDKLKPGNYDNMTTLLMIIPRLLNDLQSYQKEREQGKINSVLLHLKNHPDLEIEDSIAHIEKIIDSKRKELLEHVLVDGLSDLPKPCKEIHLSCCKVFEMFFNKKNIIDSKRKELLEHVLVDGLSDLPKPCKEIHLSCCKVFEMFFNKKNRYDSDTEMLQDIKKALYDPVNVYEQSEIEPLPLSHGDDFMILPLLLNSMPNILELKRKDEYGAMKTSMCLRRSYRVQKRFMVSQLDDHRKPLKIVASQRNPTPMIQPIFSPCFY; encoded by the exons ATGAAGTCCTCTTACGGTTCTTTCTCTGATGATCTCCACGGTTTGGTCAGTGAGATCAAGAAAGAAATACAGTTGTCCAACATTAATCTTGATCCTTACTCATTTGTCTCTCCTTCCGCCTACGACACGGCTTGGTTATCCATGATCGAAGAAGACAACAACGTAGGTGATGATGAGCTTAAACCGATGTTCCAAGATTGTCTAGACTGGATTATGTGCAATCAAAACTCAAGAGAAGGTTTCTGGGGAAACTCCGGTGGTTATACTCAAATGGCTGATGCCGAAGCCGAAGACGGCGAAGATGACATGTACATTCTCACCTCTACTCTTGCTTGTGTTGTAGCACTTCACAAATGGAATATTGGGTATTTTCATCTCCAGAAAGGTGCG tttatgggGTATTGTGTTGTTGGCAACAGACTGCATAGTTCATATAGCGACAAAGTAATTTATCTTGCTGCAAGAAATTTCGAGTTTCAACAAGCCAAATATCGACGCGAGCTGGAGGAATTGACAAT GTGGGTAAAGAAATGGGGACTTAGTGATATTGGTTTCGGTAGAGAGAAGACAACATATTGTTACTTTGCAACTGTCACTTCGTTGCCCTATGAATATGCCATCAAACTTGGTAAGCTTACAGCAAAGAGTGCCATCCTCATCACAGTTGCCGATGATTTCTTTGATGAAGAAGGTTCTTTCAAAGATTTGGAAGCTCTAACGAAAGCAGTCTTaag ATGGGAAGGAAATGAGCTTAAAGGTTACGGCAAGATCATTTTTAAAGCACTTGATGATATTGTAAGTGAAACTGCAGATACTTGTCGTAAGCATCACGGAACCGACATAATCGTCCATCTTCGCAACATC tGGGGTGAAACATTTGAGTCATGGCTACGTGAAGCTGAATGGAGTAAGAAGGGACACACACCTCCCATGGAAGAATATATTCGAAACGGAATGATCTCAATCGCAGCACACACCGTTGCTCTTTCCATATCATATATCGTAGATCCTTGTTTTTCCCAAGACAAACTCAAACCCGGGAATTACGATAATATGACAACATTGCTCATGATCATACCTCGACTCTTAAATGATCTACAAAGTTATCAG AAGGAACGAGAACAAGGGAAGATCAATTCCGTGCTGCTCCACTTGAAGAATCATCCAGACCTCGAGATTGAGGATTCGATCGCTCATATCGAAAAGATAATCGATTCGAAAAGGAAAGAGTTACTGGAGCATGTACTAGTAGATGGACTAAGTGATTTACCAAAACCATGCAAAGAGATTCACCTGTCTTGTTGTAAAGTCTTCGAGATGTTTTTTAACAAGAAGAAC ATAATCGATTCGAAAAGGAAAGAGTTACTGGAGCATGTACTAGTAGATGGACTAAGTGATTTACCAAAACCATGCAAAGAGATTCACCTGTCTTGTTGTAAAGTCTTCGAGATGTTTTTTAACAAGAAGAACCGTTATGATTCGGACACGGAGATGCTTCAAGATATCAAGAAGGCTCTCTACGATCCTGTGAATGTTTATGAACAATCAGAGATCGAGCCTTTGCCACTGTCACATGGTGATGACTTTATGATTCTTCCTTTGCTTTTGAACAGCATGCCAAATATTCTTGAATTAAAGAGGAAGGACGAATACGGAGCAATGAAGACATCTATGTGCTTGAGAAGAAGTTATCGTGTTCAAAAACGCTTTATGGTCTCACAGCTTGATGATCATCGTAAGCCTCTCAAGATTGTCGCCTCGCAGCGGAATCCGACACCAATGATCCAACCAATATTCTCACCATGCTTCTACTAA